In Haloterrigena turkmenica DSM 5511, a single genomic region encodes these proteins:
- a CDS encoding ArsR/SmtB family transcription factor encodes MARLFPFRSEPAETEGQPRIVGLEGEDADAVFSALSSTTARRIYARLDEEPATPSDAAEAIDSSIQNVRYHLENLEEAGLVEVVDTWYSSRGNEMSVYATTDGPLIVTSDESTASRLREALSRFVGGVALLAAGGLFVQYSLTRWAESVTESAPAETAPTGAAGDEGDGTSGDGTDAGGDGGTGSAEEQSDDVGITSDEPSGDGASSLDDNGTTENATGNETVDGATDGAADVADAIFDVAPPGLLFFLGGLLVLLAVTAYWYWYRPAY; translated from the coding sequence ATGGCCCGGCTGTTCCCGTTTCGCTCCGAACCCGCCGAAACCGAGGGCCAGCCGCGGATCGTCGGCCTCGAGGGCGAGGACGCAGACGCGGTGTTCAGCGCGCTCTCCTCGACGACGGCCCGGCGGATCTACGCGCGCCTCGACGAGGAGCCCGCGACGCCCAGCGACGCCGCCGAGGCCATCGACTCCTCGATCCAGAACGTCCGCTATCACCTCGAGAACTTGGAGGAGGCGGGGCTCGTCGAGGTCGTCGACACCTGGTACTCCTCGCGGGGCAACGAGATGAGCGTCTACGCGACGACCGACGGACCGCTGATCGTCACGAGCGACGAGTCGACGGCCAGCCGGCTTCGCGAGGCCCTCTCGCGGTTCGTCGGCGGGGTCGCGCTGCTCGCCGCCGGCGGCCTGTTCGTCCAGTACAGTCTCACGCGGTGGGCCGAGTCGGTGACTGAGTCCGCGCCAGCCGAAACGGCGCCGACGGGCGCTGCCGGGGACGAGGGCGACGGAACGAGTGGTGACGGAACGGACGCAGGCGGGGACGGCGGAACGGGATCCGCCGAGGAGCAGTCGGATGACGTCGGAATCACCAGTGACGAACCCAGCGGCGACGGCGCGTCGAGCCTCGACGACAACGGGACGACCGAGAACGCGACCGGTAACGAGACCGTCGACGGAGCGACTGACGGCGCCGCGGACGTGGCCGACGCGATCTTCGACGTCGCGCCGCCGGGCCTGCTCTTCTTCCTCGGCGGCCTGCTCGTGTTGCTCGCCGTCACGGCCTACTGGTACTGGTACCGTCCAGCGTACTGA